In one Musa acuminata AAA Group cultivar baxijiao chromosome BXJ2-5, Cavendish_Baxijiao_AAA, whole genome shotgun sequence genomic region, the following are encoded:
- the LOC103985056 gene encoding uncharacterized protein LOC103985056 isoform X3, whose translation MEVEHLLLEPQIEKDLSNNIMLMGSEHSKECLAIEDFTFAVDYTDCKADFGKNYSDAALIQKHEFVDSMLQGVNEGNLHGQSNFCSICPELFWDNDCAESLQVKCASQYTSCIRNFRSDLQTKSIGIHSDAGEFSDLSNALNSPYDAATPARDAFLFDDVSTDQLPDVFRSTLGWGTSVEDKQSLEHHILFELQNLTEINKFSSPSQCSSMPNEIDDETIWIPKNLFEEVSSPFGSIFDTTKLVVGIGAEKPVQCGRDVRVGNFSEAHKTHLGDEDSAVITNKRLRKPTRRYIEETSDLKSRCCRETRGLVIQKQRGLHASRVQRRKNAAVMVRYPFHEVGNETIISEDEFLTADESRATYALRFPKSELRNNASEDWTRTVRNEKSGIRRKHHRLWTLPEVMKLIEGVSHYGVGRWTDIKRLLFATSAFRTSVDLKDKWRNLLRASAAQLHDRKQVGPHKKHVTLPIPQYVMRRIRELSAIHPYPRERKPRAQLISSNPVFSRSNDNSSSGGDDELTEET comes from the exons ATGGAGGTTGAGCATTTACTTTTGGAGCCACAAATTGAAAAAGATTTAAGCAACAATATCATGCTTATGGGCTCAGAGCATTCTAAAGAGTGCCTAGCTATCGAAGATTTTACATTTGCAGTTGATTACACAGATTGTAAAGCAGATTTTG GAAAAAATTATTCTGATGCTGCACTGATTCAGAAACATGAG TTTGTTGATAGCATGCTCCAGGGAGTTAATGAAGGGAATCTTCATGGACAAAGCAATTTCTGCAGCATCTGTCCTGAACTTTTTTGGG ATAATGACTGTGCAGAAAGCCTTCAGGTTAAATGTGCTTCCCAGTACACATCATGTATTAGAAATTTCAGATCAGATTTGCAAACCAAAAGCATTGGAATACATAGTGATGCTGGAGAATTCTCAGACTTGTCAAATGCTCTTAATTCTCCATATGATGCTGCTACGCCTGCTCGAGATGCATTTTTGTTCGATGATGTAAGCACCGATCAACTTCCTGATGTGTtcagaagcactttgggatggggTACATCAGTGGAGGACAAGCAGTCTCTGGAGCATCATATACTCTTTGAATTGCAGAACCTGACTGAAATTAACAAATTTTCCAGTCCCTCGCAATGCAGTTCTATGCCAAATGAGATTGATGATGAAACAATATGGATACCAAAAAATCTTTTTGAAGAAGTGTCTAGTCCATTCGGAAGTATATTTGATACCACCAAACTGGTGGTTGGAATAGGTGCTGAGAAGCCAGTGCAGTGTGGTAGGGATGTTCGAGTGGGAAATTTTTCTGAGGCACACAAGACTCATTTGGGAGATGAAGACAGTGCAGTTATAACAAATAAGAGATTACGCAAACCTACTCGAAGATATATTGAAGAAACATCAGATTTGAAATCCAGATGCTGCAGAGAAACTAGAG GTTTAGTTATTCAGAAACAAAGAGGTCTGCATGCCTCCAGAGTTCAGCGTCGGAAAAATGCCGCAGTTATGGTGAGATATCCTTTCCATGAAGTG GGAAATGAGACTATAATAAGCGAGGATGAATTCTTAACTGCCGATGAATCTAGAGCAACATATGCTTTAAGGTTTCCAAAGTCTGAGTTACGAAATAATGCATCAGAAGACTGGACCAGAACAGTTAGAAATGAGAAAAGTGGGATTAGAAGGAAACATCATAGACTTTGGACACTTCCAGAAGTGATGAAGCTCATTGAAGGTGTCTCCCATTATGGAGTTGGCAGATGGACTGATATCAAGAGGCTCTTATTCGCAACATCTGCTTTCCGCACATCTGTGGATCTCAAG GATAAATGGAGAAACCTTTTGAGAGCTAGTGCTGCTCAGTTACATGACAGAAAGCAG GTTGGGCCACACAAGAAACATGTGACACTCCCCATACCACAATATGTTATGCGACGCATTAGGGAGTTATCTGCCATTCATCCGTACCCAAGGGAGCGAAAGCCAAGAGCACAGCTGATTTCAAGCAATCCAGTCTTCAGCCGCAGCAATGACAATTccagtagcggcggcgacgatgaACTCACAGAAGAAACATAG
- the LOC103985056 gene encoding uncharacterized protein LOC103985056 isoform X1, with protein sequence MEIVEVVHDDCKDGMVKCAIEDGWVKPSMYQNNFTCKPVQDEIHGVLFPASEDEAMEVEHLLLEPQIEKDLSNNIMLMGSEHSKECLAIEDFTFAVDYTDCKADFGKNYSDAALIQKHEFVDSMLQGVNEGNLHGQSNFCSICPELFWDNDCAESLQVKCASQYTSCIRNFRSDLQTKSIGIHSDAGEFSDLSNALNSPYDAATPARDAFLFDDVSTDQLPDVFRSTLGWGTSVEDKQSLEHHILFELQNLTEINKFSSPSQCSSMPNEIDDETIWIPKNLFEEVSSPFGSIFDTTKLVVGIGAEKPVQCGRDVRVGNFSEAHKTHLGDEDSAVITNKRLRKPTRRYIEETSDLKSRCCRETRGLVIQKQRGLHASRVQRRKNAAVMVRYPFHEVGNETIISEDEFLTADESRATYALRFPKSELRNNASEDWTRTVRNEKSGIRRKHHRLWTLPEVMKLIEGVSHYGVGRWTDIKRLLFATSAFRTSVDLKDKWRNLLRASAAQLHDRKQVGPHKKHVTLPIPQYVMRRIRELSAIHPYPRERKPRAQLISSNPVFSRSNDNSSSGGDDELTEET encoded by the exons ATGGAAATTGTGGAAGTTGTGCATGATGATTGCAAGGATGGCATGGTGAAATGTGCCATAGAAGATGGGTGGGTGAAGCCAAGCATGTACCAAAATAACTTCACTTGTAAGCCTGTTCAG GATGAAATTCATGGTGTACTTTTTCCTGCCTCAGAAGATGAAGCAATGGAGGTTGAGCATTTACTTTTGGAGCCACAAATTGAAAAAGATTTAAGCAACAATATCATGCTTATGGGCTCAGAGCATTCTAAAGAGTGCCTAGCTATCGAAGATTTTACATTTGCAGTTGATTACACAGATTGTAAAGCAGATTTTG GAAAAAATTATTCTGATGCTGCACTGATTCAGAAACATGAG TTTGTTGATAGCATGCTCCAGGGAGTTAATGAAGGGAATCTTCATGGACAAAGCAATTTCTGCAGCATCTGTCCTGAACTTTTTTGGG ATAATGACTGTGCAGAAAGCCTTCAGGTTAAATGTGCTTCCCAGTACACATCATGTATTAGAAATTTCAGATCAGATTTGCAAACCAAAAGCATTGGAATACATAGTGATGCTGGAGAATTCTCAGACTTGTCAAATGCTCTTAATTCTCCATATGATGCTGCTACGCCTGCTCGAGATGCATTTTTGTTCGATGATGTAAGCACCGATCAACTTCCTGATGTGTtcagaagcactttgggatggggTACATCAGTGGAGGACAAGCAGTCTCTGGAGCATCATATACTCTTTGAATTGCAGAACCTGACTGAAATTAACAAATTTTCCAGTCCCTCGCAATGCAGTTCTATGCCAAATGAGATTGATGATGAAACAATATGGATACCAAAAAATCTTTTTGAAGAAGTGTCTAGTCCATTCGGAAGTATATTTGATACCACCAAACTGGTGGTTGGAATAGGTGCTGAGAAGCCAGTGCAGTGTGGTAGGGATGTTCGAGTGGGAAATTTTTCTGAGGCACACAAGACTCATTTGGGAGATGAAGACAGTGCAGTTATAACAAATAAGAGATTACGCAAACCTACTCGAAGATATATTGAAGAAACATCAGATTTGAAATCCAGATGCTGCAGAGAAACTAGAG GTTTAGTTATTCAGAAACAAAGAGGTCTGCATGCCTCCAGAGTTCAGCGTCGGAAAAATGCCGCAGTTATGGTGAGATATCCTTTCCATGAAGTG GGAAATGAGACTATAATAAGCGAGGATGAATTCTTAACTGCCGATGAATCTAGAGCAACATATGCTTTAAGGTTTCCAAAGTCTGAGTTACGAAATAATGCATCAGAAGACTGGACCAGAACAGTTAGAAATGAGAAAAGTGGGATTAGAAGGAAACATCATAGACTTTGGACACTTCCAGAAGTGATGAAGCTCATTGAAGGTGTCTCCCATTATGGAGTTGGCAGATGGACTGATATCAAGAGGCTCTTATTCGCAACATCTGCTTTCCGCACATCTGTGGATCTCAAG GATAAATGGAGAAACCTTTTGAGAGCTAGTGCTGCTCAGTTACATGACAGAAAGCAG GTTGGGCCACACAAGAAACATGTGACACTCCCCATACCACAATATGTTATGCGACGCATTAGGGAGTTATCTGCCATTCATCCGTACCCAAGGGAGCGAAAGCCAAGAGCACAGCTGATTTCAAGCAATCCAGTCTTCAGCCGCAGCAATGACAATTccagtagcggcggcgacgatgaACTCACAGAAGAAACATAG
- the LOC103985056 gene encoding uncharacterized protein LOC103985056 isoform X2 — MEIVEVVHDDCKDGMVKCAIEDGWVKPSMYQNNFTCKPVQDEIHGVLFPASEDEAMEVEHLLLEPQIEKDLSNNIMLMGSEHSKECLAIEDFTFAVDYTDCKADFGKNYSDAALIQKHEFVDSMLQGVNEGNLHGQSNFCSICPELFWDNDCAESLQVKCASQYTSCIRNFRSDLQTKSIGIHSDAGEFSDLSNALNSPYDAATPARDAFLFDDVSTDQLPDVFRSTLGWGTSVEDKQSLEHHILFELQNLTEINKFSSPSQCSSMPNEIDDETIWIPKNLFEEVSSPFGSIFDTTKLVVGIGAEKPVQCGRDVRVGNFSEAHKTHLGDEDSAVITNKRLRKPTRRYIEETSDLKSRCCRETRGLVIQKQRGLHASRVQRRKNAAVMGNETIISEDEFLTADESRATYALRFPKSELRNNASEDWTRTVRNEKSGIRRKHHRLWTLPEVMKLIEGVSHYGVGRWTDIKRLLFATSAFRTSVDLKDKWRNLLRASAAQLHDRKQVGPHKKHVTLPIPQYVMRRIRELSAIHPYPRERKPRAQLISSNPVFSRSNDNSSSGGDDELTEET, encoded by the exons ATGGAAATTGTGGAAGTTGTGCATGATGATTGCAAGGATGGCATGGTGAAATGTGCCATAGAAGATGGGTGGGTGAAGCCAAGCATGTACCAAAATAACTTCACTTGTAAGCCTGTTCAG GATGAAATTCATGGTGTACTTTTTCCTGCCTCAGAAGATGAAGCAATGGAGGTTGAGCATTTACTTTTGGAGCCACAAATTGAAAAAGATTTAAGCAACAATATCATGCTTATGGGCTCAGAGCATTCTAAAGAGTGCCTAGCTATCGAAGATTTTACATTTGCAGTTGATTACACAGATTGTAAAGCAGATTTTG GAAAAAATTATTCTGATGCTGCACTGATTCAGAAACATGAG TTTGTTGATAGCATGCTCCAGGGAGTTAATGAAGGGAATCTTCATGGACAAAGCAATTTCTGCAGCATCTGTCCTGAACTTTTTTGGG ATAATGACTGTGCAGAAAGCCTTCAGGTTAAATGTGCTTCCCAGTACACATCATGTATTAGAAATTTCAGATCAGATTTGCAAACCAAAAGCATTGGAATACATAGTGATGCTGGAGAATTCTCAGACTTGTCAAATGCTCTTAATTCTCCATATGATGCTGCTACGCCTGCTCGAGATGCATTTTTGTTCGATGATGTAAGCACCGATCAACTTCCTGATGTGTtcagaagcactttgggatggggTACATCAGTGGAGGACAAGCAGTCTCTGGAGCATCATATACTCTTTGAATTGCAGAACCTGACTGAAATTAACAAATTTTCCAGTCCCTCGCAATGCAGTTCTATGCCAAATGAGATTGATGATGAAACAATATGGATACCAAAAAATCTTTTTGAAGAAGTGTCTAGTCCATTCGGAAGTATATTTGATACCACCAAACTGGTGGTTGGAATAGGTGCTGAGAAGCCAGTGCAGTGTGGTAGGGATGTTCGAGTGGGAAATTTTTCTGAGGCACACAAGACTCATTTGGGAGATGAAGACAGTGCAGTTATAACAAATAAGAGATTACGCAAACCTACTCGAAGATATATTGAAGAAACATCAGATTTGAAATCCAGATGCTGCAGAGAAACTAGAG GTTTAGTTATTCAGAAACAAAGAGGTCTGCATGCCTCCAGAGTTCAGCGTCGGAAAAATGCCGCAGTTATG GGAAATGAGACTATAATAAGCGAGGATGAATTCTTAACTGCCGATGAATCTAGAGCAACATATGCTTTAAGGTTTCCAAAGTCTGAGTTACGAAATAATGCATCAGAAGACTGGACCAGAACAGTTAGAAATGAGAAAAGTGGGATTAGAAGGAAACATCATAGACTTTGGACACTTCCAGAAGTGATGAAGCTCATTGAAGGTGTCTCCCATTATGGAGTTGGCAGATGGACTGATATCAAGAGGCTCTTATTCGCAACATCTGCTTTCCGCACATCTGTGGATCTCAAG GATAAATGGAGAAACCTTTTGAGAGCTAGTGCTGCTCAGTTACATGACAGAAAGCAG GTTGGGCCACACAAGAAACATGTGACACTCCCCATACCACAATATGTTATGCGACGCATTAGGGAGTTATCTGCCATTCATCCGTACCCAAGGGAGCGAAAGCCAAGAGCACAGCTGATTTCAAGCAATCCAGTCTTCAGCCGCAGCAATGACAATTccagtagcggcggcgacgatgaACTCACAGAAGAAACATAG
- the LOC103985058 gene encoding putative ripening-related protein 4, whose translation MAISLASLAITLHVCADSCFRYSLTEPPCTASGYLRGKSHSCNTENYSECCKDGEMYPQYQCSPPVTSSTPAQMMIVSFAINGDGGGPGACDGQYHNDTEMAVALSTGWFDGGSRCNRNIRISANGRSLLAKVVDECSSVEGCEAEQNYTPPCPNNVVNASPAVWDALGIPELQRGDYNITWSDA comes from the coding sequence ATGGCGATTTCTCTAGCTTCCTTGGCCATAACCTTACATGTTTGCGCCGACAGCTGCTTTCGCTACTCGCTCACCGAGCCTCCATGCACCGCCAGTGGCTACCTCCGTGGCAAGTCCCACAGCTGCAACACCGAGAACTACTCAGAATGCTGCAAAGATGGCGAGATGTACCCCCAGTACCAGTGCTCGCCGCCGGTGACCAGCTCTACGCCGGCGCAGATGATGATCGTCAGTTTCGCAATCAACGGCGACGGCGGAGGCCCAGGGGCGTGCGACGGTCAGTACCATAACGACACCGAGATGGCCGTTGCCTTGTCCACCGGATGGTTCGACGGCGGCAGCCGGTGCAACAGGAACATTCGAATCAGCGCCAACGGGCGGTCCTTGCTGGCGAAGGTCGTCGACGAGTGCAGCTCCGTCGAAGGCTGCGAAGCCGAGCAGAACTACACACCACCGTGTCCCAACAACGTTGTCAATGCATCTCCGGCGGTGTGGGACGCGTTGGGCATACCGGAGCTGCAGAGAGGGGATTACAATATTACTTGGTCAGATGCATGA